In Haloimpatiens massiliensis, the following are encoded in one genomic region:
- the pdxT gene encoding pyridoxal 5'-phosphate synthase glutaminase subunit PdxT, translating to MDKKFESKGHLVIGVLAIQGGVVEHINHIRKLGYDAIEVKKIEDLDQIDGIILPGGESTAISKILRERNILHPLAEAISKGLPAWGTCAGMILLAKEIEGEDICHLGVMDIKVKRNAYGSQLDSFVTLDNIYEVCNEPLELIFIRAPYIVEVSKETKVVHKVGENIVAAKEKNILVTSFHPELSSNLEFHKYFIEKFVLGKK from the coding sequence ATGGATAAGAAATTCGAATCTAAAGGCCACTTAGTTATAGGAGTTTTGGCTATTCAAGGTGGGGTAGTAGAACATATAAATCACATAAGAAAGCTAGGATATGATGCTATAGAAGTTAAGAAAATAGAAGATTTAGATCAAATAGATGGCATTATATTGCCAGGTGGAGAGAGTACTGCTATAAGTAAAATATTGAGAGAAAGGAATATTTTACATCCGCTAGCAGAAGCTATAAGTAAAGGGCTTCCAGCTTGGGGAACTTGTGCGGGAATGATACTTTTAGCTAAGGAAATAGAAGGAGAAGATATATGCCATCTTGGAGTAATGGATATAAAGGTTAAGAGAAATGCCTATGGCTCTCAATTAGATAGCTTTGTTACATTGGATAATATATATGAAGTTTGTAATGAACCATTAGAGCTTATATTTATAAGAGCACCTTATATAGTAGAAGTTTCTAAAGAAACAAAAGTTGTTCATAAAGTAGGTGAAAATATAGTAGCAGCCAAGGAGAAAAATATATTAGTTACTTCTTTTCACCCAGAACTTTCCAGTAACTTGGAGTTTCATAAGTATTTTATTGAGAAATTTGTTTTAGGTAAAAAATAA
- the pdxS gene encoding pyridoxal 5'-phosphate synthase lyase subunit PdxS: MERYELNKNLAQMLKGGVIMDVVNAKEAEIAQKAGASAVMALERVPSDIRKQGGVARMSDPKMIKEIKEAVSIPVMAKVRIGHFVEAQILEAIGVDYIDESEVLTPADQVYHINKKDFKVPFVCGARNLGEALRRIGEGASMIRTKGEAGTGNVVEAVTHMRTIINDMKTVKNAGKEELMSIAKEMRAPYDLIQYVWENGKLPVVNFSAGGIATPADAALMMQLGAEGVFVGSGIFKSSNPEKRAKAIVMATTYYNDPKIIAEVSEDLGEPMSGLELKDLSTRYAERGW, from the coding sequence ATGGAGAGATATGAATTGAATAAAAATCTTGCTCAAATGTTAAAGGGCGGAGTAATTATGGATGTGGTTAATGCAAAGGAGGCTGAAATAGCTCAAAAGGCAGGGGCCTCTGCAGTTATGGCATTGGAGAGAGTTCCATCAGATATTAGAAAACAGGGTGGAGTAGCTAGGATGTCTGATCCAAAGATGATAAAAGAAATAAAAGAGGCGGTTTCTATTCCTGTTATGGCTAAAGTTAGAATAGGTCACTTTGTGGAAGCTCAAATTTTGGAGGCTATTGGAGTAGATTATATAGATGAAAGTGAAGTTTTAACTCCAGCAGACCAGGTTTATCATATAAATAAAAAAGATTTTAAGGTACCGTTTGTTTGTGGAGCTAGGAATTTAGGAGAAGCTTTAAGAAGAATTGGAGAAGGGGCCTCTATGATAAGAACGAAAGGTGAAGCAGGAACGGGGAATGTAGTGGAAGCTGTAACTCATATGAGAACTATAATAAATGATATGAAAACGGTAAAAAATGCAGGAAAAGAAGAACTCATGAGTATAGCTAAAGAAATGAGAGCTCCTTATGATTTGATACAATACGTTTGGGAAAATGGTAAGCTTCCAGTAGTTAATTTCTCAGCAGGGGGAATAGCAACGCCAGCAGATGCAGCTCTCATGATGCAACTAGGGGCAGAGGGAGTATTTGTAGGCTCAGGAATATTTAAATCTTCAAATCCAGAAAAAAGAGCCAAAGCTATAGTGATGGCTACCACTTATTATAATGATCCTAAGATTATTGCAGAAGTATCTGAGGATTTAGGTGAGCCTATGAGCGGTTTAGAGCTAAAGGATTTATCAACTAGATATGCTGAGAGAGGATGGTAA
- a CDS encoding DUF4097 domain-containing protein encodes MDKILIKIRIIILAIVAVFFTTVLINGIYYGKSSGDIFSLLNIENNNYEIKHEENTSIDNCENIMLDFHSSNVIIKSTDEQKLKVVQKATGKINEKEKIIITKEGNNISIKKDQSKRVFFIFGFNLNEKIEVYIPKDYNKNLQINLSSGNVKIESDLTLNNLKSTQSSGNFKGQYHIKAKEVILKTTSGNINVEKIDSKNYEFNASSGNISIDSLEGSGNAHATSGNIKIRYKDISDYSNIESTSGNIKIEIPEKISFKFTGKCSSGDIHSDFHMDYESEKKNEAYGKIGSAPYKKINTNTTSGNIDVVKVP; translated from the coding sequence ATGGATAAAATTTTAATAAAAATAAGAATAATAATATTGGCAATTGTTGCAGTGTTTTTTACAACGGTTTTAATAAATGGTATTTATTATGGAAAAAGTTCTGGAGATATTTTTTCTTTATTAAATATAGAGAATAATAACTATGAAATTAAGCATGAGGAGAATACATCAATAGATAACTGTGAAAATATAATGTTGGATTTTCATAGCTCCAATGTAATTATAAAATCAACAGATGAGCAGAAGCTTAAAGTAGTTCAAAAAGCTACAGGCAAAATTAATGAAAAAGAAAAAATTATAATAACTAAAGAGGGTAACAATATATCTATTAAAAAAGATCAAAGTAAAAGAGTGTTTTTTATATTTGGTTTTAATTTAAATGAAAAAATAGAAGTATATATACCTAAAGATTATAATAAGAACTTGCAGATAAATTTAAGCTCAGGTAATGTTAAAATTGAGTCTGATTTAACATTAAATAATTTAAAATCTACTCAGAGTTCTGGAAACTTTAAAGGACAATATCATATTAAGGCTAAAGAAGTCATTTTGAAAACTACTTCCGGAAATATAAATGTAGAAAAAATAGATTCAAAAAACTATGAGTTTAATGCTTCATCAGGAAATATATCTATAGATTCTCTTGAAGGTTCTGGAAATGCACATGCAACATCGGGAAACATAAAAATTAGATATAAAGACATTAGCGATTATTCAAATATAGAATCTACTTCAGGAAATATTAAAATAGAGATTCCGGAAAAAATAAGCTTTAAGTTCACTGGAAAATGTTCTTCAGGAGATATACATTCTGATTTCCATATGGATTATGAAAGTGAGAAAAAAAATGAAGCTTATGGTAAGATAGGCTCTGCTCCATATAAAAAAATCAATACTAATACAACCTCGGGAAATATTGATGTTGTAAAGGTGCCGTAA
- a CDS encoding permease prefix domain 1-containing protein, producing MHENLRNRFNEIFQYVPKTKAAMELKDELWGNLIEKYNDLINEGKSEEDAIEIAIDGIGDVDELFRGLEEKDVNGYLNIEKERRKHAIVLTTAIGIYIMSVVVLILFTEVFNINEEVAVCIMILMCGVATCMLVYDNSSRPKYLREEDTVVEEFKEWKYCNEKEKQILSSIKSILWMVIVVVYIFISFHFGSWAYSWVIFIIGAAIEKIIVLSFQLKKQ from the coding sequence ATGCATGAAAATTTACGCAATAGATTTAATGAAATTTTTCAGTATGTACCGAAAACAAAAGCTGCAATGGAACTTAAGGATGAGCTCTGGGGAAATCTTATAGAAAAATATAATGATTTGATAAACGAAGGAAAAAGTGAAGAAGATGCTATAGAAATCGCTATTGATGGAATAGGGGACGTAGATGAACTTTTTAGAGGTTTGGAAGAAAAAGATGTCAATGGCTATTTAAATATAGAAAAGGAAAGAAGAAAACATGCAATAGTTTTAACAACAGCTATAGGAATATATATAATGAGTGTGGTTGTGCTTATTTTGTTTACAGAAGTTTTTAATATTAATGAAGAGGTGGCAGTCTGCATAATGATTTTAATGTGTGGTGTGGCTACCTGTATGTTAGTATACGATAATAGTTCTAGACCCAAATATTTAAGAGAAGAGGACACTGTAGTAGAAGAATTCAAGGAATGGAAGTACTGCAATGAAAAGGAGAAGCAAATATTAAGTTCAATTAAGTCAATATTGTGGATGGTTATTGTAGTTGTCTATATTTTTATAAGTTTCCACTTTGGCAGCTGGGCATACTCTTGGGTTATATTTATAATAGGTGCTGCCATAGAAAAAATTATAGTATTAAGTTTTCAATTAAAAAAGCAGTGA
- a CDS encoding PadR family transcriptional regulator: MSITSDIIRGHTETIILANLVDKDSYGYEINKSIKEKTNNQYELKEATLYSAFRRLEKASMITSYWGNETTGARRRYYSITELGRAALKQNKQEWQQSKKIIDTLIDGGV; the protein is encoded by the coding sequence ATGTCTATAACTTCCGATATAATAAGGGGTCACACAGAAACTATAATTTTAGCTAATTTAGTGGATAAAGATAGTTATGGATACGAGATTAATAAGTCTATAAAGGAGAAAACAAATAACCAGTATGAATTAAAAGAAGCTACACTATATTCAGCTTTTAGAAGGCTTGAGAAAGCTTCTATGATAACATCCTACTGGGGAAATGAAACTACAGGAGCAAGAAGAAGATATTATTCTATAACGGAACTTGGTAGGGCGGCACTAAAGCAAAATAAACAAGAATGGCAACAATCAAAAAAAATAATAGATACTTTGATTGATGGGGGTGTTTAA
- a CDS encoding HesA/MoeB/ThiF family protein — MSRYERNMKALSLEENEKLKSFSVCVIGCGGLGGYVIEMLGRLGIGHITVVDGDSFSESNLNRQIISSNLNLGRNKAIEAKKRMEIVNDLIEVEAITNFINVDNVWDILKGHHVVIDAVDNIETRFLLQEACEKLKIPFVHGAIAGWYGQVTTIFPGDKTLKNIYKDKNKKGIETTLGNPSFTPAVVASIQVSEAVKVLLNRGEILRNKILMIDLLWQDFQIIKR; from the coding sequence ATCAGTAGATATGAAAGAAACATGAAGGCTCTTTCCCTAGAGGAAAATGAAAAGCTTAAGAGTTTTTCAGTGTGTGTAATTGGATGTGGTGGATTAGGTGGATACGTCATTGAAATGTTAGGTAGACTTGGAATCGGTCATATAACAGTAGTGGACGGAGATAGTTTTAGTGAATCTAATTTAAATAGACAGATCATCAGCAGTAATTTAAATTTAGGTAGAAATAAAGCTATAGAAGCTAAAAAAAGAATGGAAATAGTTAATGATTTAATAGAAGTAGAAGCTATTACAAATTTCATTAATGTGGATAATGTGTGGGATATTTTAAAAGGTCATCATGTGGTTATTGATGCAGTGGATAATATAGAAACTAGATTTTTACTTCAGGAGGCCTGTGAAAAACTTAAAATACCTTTCGTACATGGAGCCATCGCAGGATGGTATGGTCAAGTCACAACCATATTTCCGGGAGACAAAACCTTAAAAAATATATACAAGGATAAAAACAAAAAGGGTATAGAAACCACCCTTGGAAATCCTTCCTTTACCCCAGCAGTAGTTGCCTCCATACAGGTAAGTGAAGCAGTAAAGGTGCTACTAAACAGGGGAGAAATTTTAAGAAACAAAATACTGATGATAGATCTTTTGTGGCAAGATTTTCAAATAATAAAACGGTAG
- a CDS encoding MoaD/ThiS family protein translates to MKIEVRLFAYFREGREKKYFMEISEEKIVPRDILQKLQIPVEEVAILLINGRDGTADAPLKDGDVLSLFPPVGGG, encoded by the coding sequence GTGAAGATTGAAGTTCGGTTATTTGCATATTTTAGAGAGGGTAGAGAGAAAAAATATTTTATGGAAATAAGCGAGGAGAAGATAGTACCTAGGGATATACTACAAAAACTCCAGATTCCTGTGGAAGAAGTAGCTATATTACTTATAAATGGAAGAGACGGTACCGCAGATGCCCCTTTAAAAGATGGAGACGTATTATCATTATTTCCACCAGTGGGAGGTGGTTAA
- a CDS encoding aldehyde ferredoxin oxidoreductase family protein has product MYGYNGKVLRIDLTNKKCTLEPLDEKKAKKFIGCRGLGVKTLFEEIDPKIDALSPENKLIIVTGPLTGAPMPTSGRYMVVTKAPLTGTIGIANSGGKWGTELKNAGYDMIIIEGKADDHVYVNIEDDKVEIRDANHVWGKLSLETTEMLCEETNAKAKVLCIGPAGERLSLLGAIMNDVDRAAGRGGVGAVMGSKNLKAIVVKGSGKVQVANEEEAKKVSLEKIKILRDDPVAGGGLPTYGSAVLVNIINENGVHPVRNFQKAYTDEADKISGETLTKDCLVRKNPCYRCPIACGRWVKLDDGTECGGPEYETLWSFGSDCDVYDLNAINVANMLCNEYGLDTISAGATIAAAMELYEKGYIKDEDIAADGLSLNWGDAEAVVGWTRKMGLREGFGDKMADGSYRLCESYGVPEFSMTVKKQELPAYDPRGIQGHGITYAVNNRGGCHIKGYMISPEILGYPEKLDRFSLEGKAAYAKIFHDLTAVIDSLGLCIFTTFGLGVQDYVDMYNAVVGGELHDAESIMLAGDRVWTLEKLFNLQAGIDSTHDTLPKRLLKEPIPDGPSKGYVHKLSELLPEYYSVRGWDEKGIPTAETLNKLGLEEYEEYIK; this is encoded by the coding sequence ATGTACGGTTATAATGGAAAGGTTTTGAGGATCGATTTAACTAATAAAAAGTGCACTTTAGAGCCATTAGACGAGAAAAAGGCTAAAAAGTTTATAGGATGTAGAGGACTTGGGGTTAAAACTTTATTTGAAGAAATCGATCCTAAGATAGATGCTCTATCTCCTGAAAATAAACTTATAATAGTTACAGGGCCACTTACAGGCGCACCTATGCCAACCAGCGGAAGATATATGGTAGTAACTAAGGCTCCTTTAACTGGAACCATTGGAATAGCAAACTCCGGTGGAAAATGGGGAACAGAGCTTAAAAATGCAGGTTATGACATGATAATAATAGAAGGTAAAGCAGATGATCATGTTTATGTGAATATTGAGGATGATAAAGTAGAAATAAGAGATGCGAATCACGTATGGGGTAAGCTTTCATTGGAAACTACTGAGATGCTTTGCGAGGAAACAAATGCTAAAGCAAAGGTTTTATGCATAGGACCAGCAGGAGAAAGACTTTCACTTTTAGGTGCCATCATGAACGATGTGGACAGGGCTGCAGGTAGAGGTGGCGTTGGAGCTGTAATGGGTTCTAAAAACTTAAAAGCTATAGTAGTTAAAGGTTCAGGAAAAGTTCAAGTAGCTAATGAGGAAGAAGCTAAAAAGGTATCACTAGAAAAGATTAAAATATTAAGAGACGACCCAGTAGCAGGGGGCGGACTACCTACTTATGGTTCAGCTGTTCTAGTGAATATAATTAATGAAAATGGAGTACATCCAGTTAGAAACTTCCAAAAAGCATACACTGACGAGGCAGATAAAATAAGTGGAGAAACTCTTACTAAGGATTGTCTTGTGAGAAAGAATCCATGTTACAGATGCCCTATAGCTTGTGGTAGATGGGTAAAACTAGATGACGGAACGGAATGTGGAGGTCCTGAATATGAGACTTTATGGTCATTTGGTTCTGACTGTGACGTTTATGATTTAAATGCTATTAACGTGGCTAATATGCTTTGCAATGAGTATGGTCTTGACACAATTTCCGCAGGCGCAACTATTGCAGCAGCTATGGAATTATATGAAAAAGGATATATAAAAGATGAGGACATTGCAGCAGATGGATTATCTTTAAATTGGGGAGATGCAGAGGCTGTTGTGGGCTGGACAAGAAAAATGGGATTAAGAGAAGGCTTTGGTGATAAGATGGCAGATGGTTCTTACAGACTATGTGAATCTTACGGTGTTCCAGAATTCTCTATGACAGTTAAAAAACAAGAATTACCAGCATATGACCCAAGAGGAATTCAAGGTCACGGTATAACTTATGCAGTTAACAATAGAGGAGGTTGCCATATAAAAGGCTACATGATAAGTCCAGAAATACTTGGATATCCAGAAAAACTTGATAGATTTTCACTAGAAGGAAAAGCAGCTTATGCTAAGATATTCCATGACTTAACAGCTGTAATAGATTCTTTAGGTTTATGTATATTTACAACTTTTGGACTTGGAGTACAGGATTACGTAGATATGTACAATGCTGTTGTAGGCGGAGAATTGCATGATGCAGAGTCCATAATGCTTGCCGGAGATAGAGTTTGGACATTAGAAAAATTATTTAATTTACAGGCAGGCATAGACAGTACACATGATACACTTCCAAAGAGATTGCTTAAGGAACCTATTCCAGATGGACCTTCTAAGGGATATGTTCATAAATTAAGTGAATTGCTTCCTGAATATTACTCAGTAAGAGGCTGGGACGAAAAGGGTATACCAACAGCAGAAACTCTAAACAAATTAGGACTTGAAGAATATGAGGAATATATAAAATGA
- a CDS encoding sigma-54-dependent Fis family transcriptional regulator: protein MDNNLTKEKSCVLKSHEKCQSLGLSKGLVYSKKIIKDVELKKIMQENSELIITATPFMNQLYQFVKGSNFFVILTDKNGCILNVIGDTVILEEAFNIKMIPGAYMNEENIGTNAMSIALNEKGPIQISGEDHYIEAYHKWTCSAAPIKNVNGEIIGVLDLTGYSENVHPHTLGMVVAAVNAIEKMIELNNYNAALAASKKGMENVFNSIPTAILTSDLSGTIKNINKNVLELFGFSESEIKDMKIWDLIPEWPMVLDEIYNKGSFMHEDVYVNVRKNKLQLNLSAYPIYDSAMRIFEVTCVFLDVKKARKLAGRILRGQAVYTFDKIIGKNRKLINIINYSKKIADSRSTIFITGESGTGKEVFAQSIHNYSDRKDKPFIAVNCGAIPRNLIESELFGYEEGAFTGAKRGGYAGKFEIADGGTIFLDEIGEMPFDMQIKLLRVIEEGVINRIGSSKQIPVNSRIIAATNKDLREEVEKGNFRKDLFYRINVLPINLPALRERRDDIPLLVEYFMNKTSKHLNKRQVEIPPIYMETLMNYDWPGNIRELENVIELIINAESVEILNDIKYYNIKEGVYTTKEAESMVFDLEIVERNHIQNVLDKFNGNISSAAKALGIGRNTLYRKIEKYSL from the coding sequence ATGGACAATAATCTAACAAAGGAAAAGTCATGCGTGCTAAAGTCTCATGAGAAATGTCAAAGTTTGGGACTTAGTAAGGGATTGGTATATAGTAAGAAAATAATAAAAGATGTGGAACTTAAGAAAATTATGCAGGAAAATTCCGAATTAATAATTACTGCCACGCCTTTTATGAATCAGCTTTATCAATTTGTTAAAGGATCTAACTTTTTTGTTATTCTTACAGATAAGAATGGCTGTATTCTTAATGTTATAGGTGATACGGTTATATTAGAGGAAGCGTTTAATATAAAGATGATTCCAGGAGCATATATGAATGAAGAAAATATAGGAACCAATGCTATGAGTATAGCCTTAAACGAAAAAGGTCCTATTCAAATATCTGGAGAAGATCACTATATTGAAGCTTATCACAAATGGACATGTTCCGCAGCACCTATAAAAAATGTCAATGGAGAAATAATAGGAGTCCTTGATTTAACAGGATATAGTGAGAATGTGCATCCACATACTTTAGGTATGGTAGTGGCAGCAGTTAATGCCATTGAAAAGATGATAGAGTTAAATAATTACAATGCAGCTTTAGCAGCATCTAAAAAGGGTATGGAGAATGTGTTTAATTCAATCCCTACAGCCATATTAACCTCAGACTTATCTGGTACTATAAAAAACATAAACAAAAATGTATTAGAGTTATTTGGATTTAGTGAGAGTGAAATAAAAGACATGAAGATATGGGATTTAATTCCCGAGTGGCCTATGGTTTTAGATGAGATTTATAACAAAGGGAGTTTTATGCATGAAGATGTATATGTAAATGTACGCAAAAATAAACTTCAGCTAAATTTAAGTGCATATCCTATATATGATTCAGCTATGAGAATTTTTGAAGTAACTTGTGTATTTTTAGATGTGAAAAAGGCTAGAAAGCTTGCAGGTAGAATACTTAGGGGTCAGGCCGTTTACACCTTTGACAAAATCATAGGTAAAAATAGAAAACTTATAAATATAATAAATTATTCTAAAAAAATAGCAGATAGTAGGTCTACTATTTTTATAACTGGAGAAAGCGGTACGGGAAAAGAGGTTTTTGCACAGTCAATACACAATTACAGCGATAGGAAAGATAAGCCTTTTATAGCTGTTAACTGTGGAGCTATCCCAAGAAATTTAATAGAATCAGAGCTATTTGGATATGAGGAGGGTGCATTTACTGGAGCGAAAAGAGGTGGATATGCAGGGAAATTTGAAATTGCAGATGGCGGTACTATATTCCTTGATGAAATAGGTGAGATGCCTTTTGATATGCAAATAAAACTTTTGAGGGTAATAGAAGAAGGTGTAATAAATAGAATAGGAAGTTCCAAGCAAATTCCTGTTAATTCTAGGATAATAGCTGCTACAAATAAGGATTTAAGAGAGGAAGTAGAGAAGGGTAATTTTAGAAAAGATTTATTTTATAGAATCAATGTGCTTCCTATAAATTTACCAGCATTAAGAGAGAGAAGAGATGATATTCCTCTTTTGGTGGAATATTTTATGAATAAAACTTCTAAACATTTAAACAAAAGACAAGTAGAAATACCACCTATTTACATGGAGACACTTATGAATTATGATTGGCCGGGAAATATAAGAGAGCTGGAGAATGTGATAGAACTTATAATAAATGCAGAGAGCGTTGAGATATTAAATGATATAAAATACTATAATATTAAAGAGGGAGTATATACAACTAAGGAGGCAGAAAGTATGGTTTTTGATCTGGAAATTGTTGAAAGAAACCATATACAAAATGTGCTCGATAAATTTAATGGCAATATTTCTTCTGCTGCAAAAGCCCTGGGTATAGGTAGAAATACTCTTTATAGAAAAATAGAAAAGTACTCATTATAG
- a CDS encoding MOSC domain-containing protein, giving the protein MAKVIAVNISEKKGEIKHPIEKGLFKVDHGLVGDAHAGNWHRQVSLLGTESIDKMKKLGLEGLCTGKFAENITTEGLVLYELPVGTKLKIGEVLMEVTQIGKECHAGCQIRELIGDCIMPREGIFTKVLSEGWIKAGDEIEIL; this is encoded by the coding sequence ATGGCAAAAGTAATAGCAGTTAATATAAGTGAAAAAAAAGGTGAGATAAAACATCCTATAGAAAAAGGATTATTTAAAGTAGACCATGGTCTTGTGGGAGATGCTCATGCAGGAAACTGGCACAGACAGGTAAGTCTTTTAGGTACAGAAAGCATTGATAAAATGAAGAAACTAGGGCTTGAAGGTTTATGTACCGGCAAGTTTGCAGAAAACATAACTACAGAAGGATTAGTATTATACGAATTACCCGTAGGCACTAAGCTTAAAATAGGAGAGGTACTGATGGAAGTAACACAAATAGGTAAGGAATGCCATGCAGGTTGTCAAATAAGGGAACTTATAGGTGATTGTATAATGCCTAGAGAAGGAATTTTCACAAAGGTATTATCAGAAGGTTGGATTAAAGCTGGGGATGAAATAGAAATATTATGA
- the moaC gene encoding cyclic pyranopterin monophosphate synthase MoaC, translated as MELTHINEQGRAKMVDVGSKKDTEREGIAYGCINMKRETLQKIKEGTISKGDVLSVAQVAGIMGAKSTPHIIPMCHPIMINGCDINFQLDFENNKIDITASVKNTGKTGVEMEALTAVSIAALTIYDMCKAIDREMIISDIKLMKKSGGKSGVFQREEK; from the coding sequence ATGGAATTAACGCATATAAATGAGCAAGGAAGAGCTAAAATGGTAGATGTAGGCAGCAAAAAGGACACAGAAAGAGAAGGTATTGCCTATGGTTGTATAAATATGAAGAGAGAAACTCTTCAGAAGATAAAAGAGGGTACCATATCCAAGGGAGATGTGTTATCAGTAGCTCAGGTAGCTGGTATTATGGGGGCCAAGTCTACACCGCACATTATACCTATGTGTCACCCTATAATGATAAATGGCTGCGATATAAATTTTCAATTAGATTTTGAAAACAATAAAATAGACATAACTGCTTCAGTAAAAAATACAGGAAAAACAGGAGTAGAAATGGAGGCTTTAACAGCTGTAAGCATAGCTGCTCTTACCATTTATGATATGTGCAAAGCTATAGACAGAGAAATGATAATATCAGATATAAAGCTTATGAAAAAAAGCGGCGGAAAATCTGGAGTATTTCAAAGGGAAGAGAAGTAA
- the moaA gene encoding GTP 3',8-cyclase MoaA — MLDKHGRKINYLRVSVTDRCNLRCIYCMPTEGVEKKQHEDIMRYEEIFNVVKAAATIGINKIRFTGGEPLILKDMDKLIYYTSKISSIQDIAMTTNAMLLQDRVEDLKKVGLKRVNISLDSLKGDRFKNITRGGDINKVFNSIEKCLSIGMKPVKINTVIMKGINDDEIDDFMNLTKEYPISVRFIELMPIGEGSKIYKNSYISSEEIISKHENLIPVETNKSSTAALYRFNGAKENIGFISPMSCKFCSNCNRVRLTAEGTLKPCLHSEKEINIKEYVNDSKILLSKITEAIYDKPLEHHLVEDEKSKSKKMMYQIGG; from the coding sequence ATGTTAGACAAGCATGGAAGAAAAATTAATTATTTAAGAGTGTCCGTAACTGATAGATGTAATTTAAGATGTATTTACTGTATGCCTACTGAAGGTGTTGAGAAAAAACAACATGAGGACATAATGCGATATGAAGAGATTTTTAATGTGGTTAAAGCAGCGGCAACTATAGGAATAAATAAGATTAGATTTACAGGTGGAGAGCCACTTATACTTAAAGATATGGATAAATTAATTTATTATACATCAAAAATAAGTTCTATCCAAGACATTGCCATGACCACCAATGCCATGCTTCTACAGGATAGGGTGGAGGATTTAAAGAAAGTTGGATTAAAAAGGGTTAATATAAGTCTGGACTCATTAAAAGGGGACAGGTTTAAGAATATCACAAGAGGTGGAGATATAAATAAGGTTTTTAACAGCATTGAAAAATGTCTATCCATTGGAATGAAGCCTGTAAAAATCAACACTGTAATTATGAAGGGTATTAATGATGATGAAATAGATGATTTCATGAATTTAACAAAGGAATATCCCATATCTGTAAGATTTATAGAGCTTATGCCCATAGGTGAAGGAAGTAAAATATATAAAAACAGTTATATTAGTTCAGAAGAGATAATATCAAAACATGAAAATCTTATACCTGTGGAAACTAATAAAAGCAGTACAGCGGCATTGTATAGATTTAATGGAGCTAAAGAAAATATAGGATTTATAAGCCCTATGAGTTGTAAGTTTTGCAGCAATTGTAATAGGGTAAGATTAACGGCTGAAGGCACATTAAAGCCATGTCTTCATTCTGAAAAAGAAATAAATATAAAAGAGTATGTGAATGATAGCAAAATTCTTTTATCTAAGATAACTGAGGCCATTTATGATAAACCATTAGAACATCATTTGGTGGAGGATGAAAAGAGTAAAAGTAAAAAGATGATGTATCAGATTGGAGGCTAA